One Syntrophorhabdaceae bacterium DNA window includes the following coding sequences:
- a CDS encoding putative toxin-antitoxin system toxin component, PIN family produces MAKIVIDANIIISAAFGGKPLEAAVRAMGKHKVYVSREITQELIMVFSKLSKKLTREQLSSAQEKANELIKAATLVDVSTHIVLSRDAKDDHYLSLCKETGAAFLITGDNDLLDIPQDMLKKAGIKTRIVNPHEFLEEEAEPLT; encoded by the coding sequence ATGGCTAAGATCGTGATCGATGCCAATATCATTATTTCGGCTGCATTCGGCGGAAAACCGCTCGAGGCTGCCGTCAGGGCGATGGGCAAACACAAGGTCTATGTATCGCGTGAGATCACGCAAGAGTTAATAATGGTTTTTTCCAAATTATCAAAGAAACTTACCAGAGAGCAACTGTCATCTGCTCAGGAAAAGGCAAATGAGCTTATCAAGGCGGCCACGCTTGTTGACGTATCAACGCATATTGTCCTATCGAGGGATGCCAAGGATGATCACTACCTTTCTTTGTGCAAAGAAACAGGGGCTGCCTTTCTCATAACCGGAGATAATGATCTGTTGGATATTCCGCAGGACATGCTCAAAAAAGCAGGAATTAAGACCCGCATAGTAAACCCTCATGAATTCTTAGAAGAAGAGGCCGAACCGCTGACCTGA
- a CDS encoding AMP-binding protein has product MPIGGFEPYRPEDVEKYVKYRWWLGLTWGDMFDKATDLYPRKEALVDDTARFTYREVREKVDRLAVGLMGLGIKERDFVLLQVPNWHEFIFAFFALQKIGAIVVLLVARHGLSEVSYLSSLTHPVAWIGPDHYKKTDYLPMLQQVMEEHKELRHIISVRSPENRAFIPLERLIQESELTKSNLETLAARRPDPMEVSIILPTGGTTGAPKAVPRTHNDYIANVEYHTRAYEVTCNDVMLTAAPISHAQAIHNCVGGAFFHCAKYVITDSTDAADICRVIEREKVTAFPTVPALIQRIVSLDNLKDYDLSSLTRLYAGGAPSTPELVRSVYEKIGCKFVNALGSSEGPAAMSRLDADIETICYTVGEKDCPYTQVRIVDQYLKDLPPNKEGELITKGPTIFNGYFKSGEENRNVFTEDGFFRTGDLAKIDESGIMTITGRIKETILRGGETLSAIGIERLVSSHPAIAEVAVIGMPDRELGERICAYVKLKEGARLSFEELVVYLKSIGASVLQLPERMEIIDAIPLTKVGKTDKKVLKEDIAKKLGAA; this is encoded by the coding sequence ATGCCGATAGGCGGATTTGAACCATATCGCCCTGAAGACGTAGAAAAATATGTAAAGTACAGGTGGTGGCTGGGTCTCACATGGGGAGACATGTTCGACAAAGCGACCGATCTCTATCCCCGGAAGGAAGCCCTCGTGGACGATACTGCCCGGTTTACTTATCGTGAAGTCCGCGAGAAAGTGGATCGTCTTGCCGTAGGCCTTATGGGGCTGGGGATCAAAGAGCGCGACTTTGTCCTGCTCCAGGTCCCGAACTGGCATGAATTCATCTTCGCCTTCTTTGCGCTGCAAAAGATCGGGGCCATCGTTGTCCTTCTCGTGGCCCGCCACGGCCTTTCTGAGGTCAGCTACCTGAGCAGTCTGACGCACCCCGTGGCGTGGATCGGCCCTGATCATTACAAGAAGACCGACTACCTGCCCATGCTGCAGCAGGTAATGGAGGAGCACAAGGAACTGCGGCACATCATATCCGTCAGATCGCCGGAGAACAGGGCGTTCATCCCCCTGGAAAGGCTGATCCAGGAGAGCGAGCTTACTAAGTCGAACCTCGAAACCCTTGCCGCCAGGAGGCCCGATCCTATGGAGGTCTCCATCATCCTGCCCACGGGAGGCACAACGGGTGCGCCCAAGGCGGTCCCGCGGACGCACAACGATTACATCGCCAACGTCGAATACCACACGAGGGCCTATGAGGTCACGTGCAACGACGTGATGCTGACCGCCGCACCTATCAGCCATGCCCAGGCGATCCATAACTGCGTGGGTGGCGCCTTCTTCCACTGCGCCAAGTATGTTATCACGGACAGCACCGATGCCGCCGACATCTGCCGCGTCATAGAGCGGGAGAAGGTCACGGCCTTTCCCACGGTGCCGGCCCTTATCCAGAGGATCGTGAGCCTCGACAACCTGAAGGACTACGATCTCAGCTCATTGACAAGGCTCTATGCAGGAGGGGCGCCCAGCACCCCGGAACTGGTAAGAAGCGTATATGAGAAGATCGGCTGCAAATTCGTCAATGCCCTCGGCTCCTCCGAAGGGCCCGCGGCAATGAGCCGCCTCGATGCCGATATCGAAACGATCTGCTATACGGTCGGCGAAAAGGACTGTCCCTACACGCAGGTCAGGATCGTCGACCAGTATCTGAAGGATCTGCCGCCTAACAAGGAGGGGGAGCTCATTACGAAAGGACCCACCATCTTCAACGGGTACTTCAAGTCCGGGGAAGAGAACAGGAACGTCTTCACGGAGGATGGCTTCTTCAGGACCGGCGACCTGGCAAAGATCGACGAATCAGGGATCATGACGATAACAGGAAGGATCAAAGAGACGATCCTCAGGGGAGGAGAGACGCTCAGCGCGATCGGGATCGAACGGCTGGTCAGCTCTCACCCGGCCATTGCCGAAGTAGCGGTTATCGGCATGCCCGACAGGGAGCTCGGCGAGAGGATCTGCGCCTACGTCAAGCTCAAGGAGGGGGCGCGCCTCTCCTTCGAAGAACTTGTGGTCTACCTCAAAAGCATCGGTGCCTCGGTCCTCCAGTTGCCGGAGCGCATGGAGATCATCGACGCCATACCCCTCACCAAGGTCGGCAAGACGGACAAAAAGGTGCTGAAGGAGGATATCGCAAAAAAACTCGGCGCAGCCTGA
- a CDS encoding FAD binding domain-containing protein, producing the protein MRSFAHINARTIDEAIALLRRYRGRAVLNAGSTDLLSTLKGEYLSRYPEVVINLKSVPDLDYIRDDDGLLRIGALARLSDIVRSPLISSNCRVLADAARSVASPQIRNAATIGGNLCQDVRCWYYRYPRHIGGAIQCARKGSGPCLAVKGDNRYHAIMNGKRCFAVCPSDTAVALAVLDACIHVSGPEGDRTIAITDFFGPLTNDLKAYEIVREIEVPKVSVSAVQTFLKFTVREPIDFAIVSVASVITREEGMCTDARIALGAVAPGPVRASKAEEMLKGNRIDEEIAARAAEQALAGARPLSKNVYKIEIARTLVKRAILK; encoded by the coding sequence ATGAGGTCCTTCGCCCACATCAATGCGCGCACCATCGACGAAGCTATTGCGCTCCTGCGGAGATACAGGGGCCGGGCAGTGCTCAATGCCGGCAGCACAGACCTGCTCTCAACCCTCAAGGGAGAATACCTCTCCCGCTACCCTGAAGTCGTTATCAACCTCAAATCCGTTCCCGACCTCGATTATATCAGGGACGATGACGGGTTATTAAGGATCGGCGCTCTCGCAAGGCTTTCCGACATTGTGAGATCCCCGCTTATCAGCAGCAACTGCCGGGTACTCGCAGATGCTGCCCGTTCCGTGGCAAGCCCCCAGATCCGCAATGCAGCCACGATCGGCGGCAACCTGTGCCAGGACGTCCGCTGCTGGTACTATCGCTATCCCCGTCATATAGGAGGGGCGATCCAATGCGCGCGCAAGGGAAGCGGCCCGTGCCTTGCCGTGAAGGGTGACAACCGGTATCACGCCATTATGAACGGAAAACGCTGCTTCGCCGTATGCCCCTCTGACACCGCTGTGGCGCTGGCAGTGTTGGATGCATGCATTCATGTTTCGGGCCCGGAAGGTGACCGAACAATAGCAATCACTGATTTTTTCGGTCCCCTGACGAATGATCTCAAGGCGTATGAGATAGTAAGGGAGATCGAGGTACCAAAGGTCTCAGTCTCGGCCGTGCAGACCTTTTTGAAGTTTACGGTGAGAGAGCCTATCGATTTTGCCATCGTGAGTGTTGCCTCCGTCATTACCCGAGAAGAAGGGATGTGTACGGACGCGCGCATCGCCCTTGGAGCAGTGGCACCGGGGCCTGTACGCGCAAGCAAGGCAGAGGAGATGCTTAAGGGGAATCGCATCGACGAAGAGATAGCCGCGCGGGCCGCGGAACAGGCCCTCGCAGGCGCTCGACCACTGAGTAAGAACGTCTATAAGATCGAGATTGCCAGGACCCTTGTGAAGAGGGCCATATTAAAATAA